A genomic window from Maylandia zebra isolate NMK-2024a linkage group LG20, Mzebra_GT3a, whole genome shotgun sequence includes:
- the LOC143414394 gene encoding E3 SUMO-protein ligase ZBED1-like — METEDNTVNHENDVEKTEDACPWPYLEEFFVYRGRKEDSVQMQCKLCLTSTVISAYKTSASNLKKHIERKHPSKIEQYNITVASTSRQRKTTATPNKRSANTQAKLPDLMLRAANKHVPQATVDKLVINFICEGLQPSAVVEQPSFKELVTTLQPQAKVISRPTVRARICEAADHMKMTLVAALDKVKFVATTTDCWSAHQKSYLGVTCHWIEEESLERRSAALACKRLRGSHTFDMLAGALDDIHCQYKIRGKVVRTTTDSGSNFVKAFHMFGAQNDADEAEDEADPETLDLTDHIDYHEASAILDEDSGLEYQLPPHQRCACHLLNLVATSDAALAESMNDTYKRLSRATFAKCQAIWNKTG, encoded by the exons ATGGAGACAGAGGATAACACTGTCAACCATGAAAACGACGTAGAAAAGACGGAGGACGCGTGCCCGTGGCCATACCTGGAGGAATTTTTCGTGTACAGAGGGAGAAAAGAAGACAGCGTCCAGATGCAGTGCAAACTTTGTTTGACCTCTACAGTCATTTCAGCTTACAAGACTTCAGCATCTAATCTAAAAAAACACATTGAG AGGAAACATCCATCGAAGATTGAGCAGTACAATATCACTGTGGCATCAACATCTCGACAGCGAAAGACCACAGCCACACCAAACAAGCGCTCAGCAAATACGCAAGCCAAGTTACCAGACCTGATGTTGAGAgctgcaaacaaacatgttccACAAGCAACTGTTGACAAGCTTGTCATCAATTTCATATGTGAGGGTCTACAGCCATCTGCAGTGGTAGAACAGCCATCTTTCAAAGAATTGGTTACCACATTACAACCTCAAGCCAAAGTCATCTCCAGACCCACTGTCCGTGCCAGAATCTGTGAAGCTGCTGATCACATGAAGATGACTTTGGTTGCAGCATTGGATAAAGTCAAATTTGTTGCTACCACTACTGATTGTTGGTCAGCTCATCAGAAAAGTTACCTTGGAGTCACATGCCATTGGATAGAGGAAGAGTCCCTGGAAAGAAGATCTGCAGCACTAGCATGCAAAAGATTGAGAGGGTCTCACACATTTGACATGCTTGCTGGTGCGCTTGATGATATCCATTGCCAATACAAGATTAGAGGCAAAGTTGTAAGAACCACAACTGATAGTGGATCCAACTTTGTCAAGGCCTTCCACATGTTTGGGGCACAAAATGATGCAGATGAAGCTGAAGATGAAGCAGACCCAGAAACTCTTGACCTGACTGACCATATTGACTACCATGAGGCAAGTGCAATTCTTGATGAAGACTCTGGTTTGGAGTATCAACTTCCGCCTCATCAGCGATGTGCATGTCACCTGCTAAACCTTGTGGCAACATCTGATGCTGCCCTAGCAGAGAGCATGAATGACACCTACAAGAGGCTCTCCCGTGCAACCTTTGCAAAATGCCAGGCCATTTGGAACAAAACTGGCTGA